In Sphingobium sp. EP60837, one genomic interval encodes:
- a CDS encoding efflux transporter outer membrane subunit, translating to MTKTLLPLLLGASALTACATGTDYKAPATPSTAAGAFIGAANPAVSAAQPDDNWWRLYNDPVLEGLVQDALKANTDIRVAVARLEKARAGLRGARSDRLPQNSVSAQPTYGRASAAQTLPGADRENWTVDAGLNVAYEVDLFGRVKRSIEAAKGDLSAAAGEADAVRVAVVADTARAYVDATSSAERIAVAEQIVALLDKSIRITNARFEVGRSDRLDVIRTTALRDSQAALIPSLIADRDAALFRLATLTGRTPQELPAIVRDQKVTPDLTQPIPVGDGRVLLARRPDVRAAEQRLAADTARIGVATADLYPRITLGGSIGTTAIGGGDILGGGPFRWLLGPLINWAFPNQEANRARIAAAKSDASAALATFDGTVLRALEETETALSVYAHALDRRDTLKAARVSADRAARISLARQREGRIDFLTVLDAQRTLAAAESDLAAADRAVAFAQIDLFRALGGGWTTDAASRASNP from the coding sequence ATGACAAAGACACTCCTCCCCCTCCTGCTTGGCGCGTCGGCGCTCACCGCCTGCGCGACAGGGACGGACTATAAGGCTCCGGCTACCCCAAGCACGGCTGCGGGCGCGTTTATCGGCGCGGCCAACCCGGCGGTCAGCGCGGCGCAACCTGACGATAATTGGTGGCGGCTCTATAACGACCCGGTGCTCGAGGGGCTGGTGCAGGACGCATTGAAGGCCAACACCGACATACGCGTGGCGGTCGCGCGCCTGGAAAAAGCGCGCGCCGGGCTGCGGGGCGCTCGATCGGACAGGCTGCCCCAGAACAGCGTCAGCGCGCAACCGACCTATGGCCGCGCCTCCGCTGCGCAGACCCTTCCGGGCGCTGACCGCGAGAATTGGACCGTGGATGCGGGGCTGAACGTCGCATATGAGGTCGATCTGTTCGGCCGGGTGAAGCGCAGCATCGAAGCGGCCAAGGGTGACCTCAGCGCCGCGGCGGGCGAGGCAGATGCGGTCCGCGTGGCTGTCGTCGCCGACACGGCGCGCGCCTATGTCGATGCCACCAGTTCAGCCGAGCGTATCGCGGTAGCGGAGCAGATCGTGGCCTTGCTCGACAAGAGCATTCGCATCACCAATGCCCGTTTCGAAGTCGGCCGATCCGATCGCCTGGACGTAATCCGCACCACGGCGCTGCGCGACAGCCAGGCCGCTCTCATTCCCAGCCTGATCGCGGATCGTGACGCAGCTCTGTTCCGGCTCGCCACGCTAACAGGGCGTACGCCGCAGGAGCTGCCCGCGATCGTTCGCGATCAGAAGGTGACGCCGGACCTTACGCAGCCCATTCCGGTTGGCGATGGCCGGGTCTTGCTCGCCCGCCGTCCGGATGTGCGCGCCGCCGAGCAGCGGCTCGCCGCCGACACTGCGCGGATTGGAGTAGCGACTGCGGACCTCTATCCGCGTATTACGCTGGGCGGCTCCATCGGCACGACGGCGATCGGCGGGGGCGACATATTGGGCGGCGGGCCGTTCCGCTGGTTGCTGGGGCCGCTTATAAACTGGGCGTTTCCCAATCAGGAGGCCAATCGCGCCCGCATTGCCGCTGCAAAGTCTGACGCCAGCGCCGCGCTCGCGACCTTCGACGGAACGGTGCTCCGCGCGCTGGAGGAGACCGAGACCGCCCTGTCGGTCTATGCGCACGCCCTGGACCGCCGCGACACGCTCAAGGCCGCACGCGTGTCCGCCGATCGCGCCGCGCGCATCAGCCTAGCCCGGCAACGCGAAGGCAGGATCGACTTTCTGACGGTGCTGGACGCGCAGCGCACGCTGGCTGCGGCGGAGAGCGATCTTGCCGCCGCCGACCGCGCCGTAGCCTTCGCGCAGATCGACCTGTTCAGAGCGTTGGGCGGCGGCTGGACCACTGACGCGGCATCGCGCGCCAGCAATCCATGA
- a CDS encoding nuclear transport factor 2 family protein: protein MSDIATGDGALHPHCLSMDEVRDRAALQHLVTAYGHGIDRRDYGLLQSLYHEDAIDDHSPYYCGPATGYIDWLPQMLATWAATSHAMLNMLFLLDGDRAEGVITARAWHLTADGTREFIAWGRYADSYERRGGVWRFAHRFFILDATEERAAEPQDSFGTEGVETGRAGADDPLYRRLPMFSADRRARDGRTD from the coding sequence GTGTCTGACATTGCAACCGGGGATGGCGCGCTTCATCCCCATTGCCTGTCGATGGACGAGGTGCGGGACCGCGCGGCGCTCCAGCACCTCGTCACCGCCTATGGCCATGGCATCGACCGGCGTGACTATGGCCTGCTGCAGTCGCTCTACCATGAAGACGCGATCGACGATCACAGTCCCTATTATTGCGGTCCGGCGACGGGGTACATCGATTGGCTGCCGCAGATGCTGGCGACTTGGGCCGCCACATCCCACGCCATGTTGAACATGCTGTTCCTGCTGGACGGCGACCGCGCGGAAGGCGTCATCACCGCCCGTGCGTGGCATTTGACGGCAGATGGAACGCGCGAGTTCATCGCCTGGGGCCGCTATGCCGATAGTTATGAAAGGCGTGGAGGCGTCTGGCGTTTCGCCCACCGATTCTTCATCCTTGATGCCACCGAGGAACGCGCTGCTGAGCCGCAGGACAGTTTCGGCACCGAAGGAGTGGAAACTGGCCGGGCGGGGGCGGACGATCCCCTCTATCGGCGTCTCCCTATGTTCAGCGCCGATCGCCGGGCGCGTGACGGCCGGACGGATTGA
- a CDS encoding efflux RND transporter permease subunit: MRLSRFFIDRPIFAAVIAVVITVVGALAFIGLPVSQYPNIVPPTVTVSAQYPGASAETVASTVAAPIEQEINGVDDMLYQSSQSTGDGKVTITVTFKVGTDLDEAQVLVQNRVAVAIPRLPEEVQRLGVVTRKTTPDFLMVVNLQSPDGTFDRNYLSNYALTQVRDRLARLDGVGDVRLFGSRDYAMRIWIDPDRAAALDLTAGEIVSALRSQNVQVSTGALGQPPYDRGEAFQLGVEMQGRLIEPKQFSDVVIRTDADGRQVRVGDVARVELGAQDYGINTYLSGTPTVVIAVMQRPGSNALDAAEKVKAEMDELSKSFPKGLEYSVIYNPTEFISQSIDAVYHTLFEAVVLVVLVILIFLQNWRAAVIPIIAIPVSLIGTAAILAALGYSLNNLSLFGLVLAIGIVVDDAIVVVENVERNIEHGMAPLEAARTSMDEVSAALVAIVLVLCAVFVPTLFITGISGAFYQQFAVTISTATVISLILSLTLSPAAAALLLKPKHGDHDLDGAPRWHRIGAQAAAGFNRGFDRMSAGYARLTRFLVLRPKKMLLTYAGLIAATIALFWVTPGGFVPSQDQGYFLAVVQLPSGASLERTDKVTKEVAQKLLPIKGLRGAVMFAGFHGPSQTQAPNSAAIYFPFNSFAERQKEGVTYAGIMEQAHKAVAGYEKARILLLPPPTISGLVPPGGFRMLVQDREERGYTELNKVAQDFIGKANQTPGLSMVYTLFDNATPRVYADVDRRKADLLGVPPERVFEAMQVYLGSAFVNDFNLLGRTYRVTAQADANHRGTVADIANLKTRSNSGQMVPIGSVSTFEDKTGPYRVVRYNMLPAVEVDGNTAPGYSTGQSLTTMEKLAGESLPAGYSKEWTGVAYQQVMAGNTAGIVFGMAVFFVFLVLAAQYESLTLPLSIILIVPMCLFAAMLGVNLRGMDNNILTQIGLVVLIALAAKNAILVVEFAKQAEEEQGLSPVEAAVQAAQTRLRPILMTSFAFILGAVPLVIASGAGAELRQALGTAVFFGMTGVTAFGLLFTPTFYVVCRALGDRFSRKREGDAAAALQPAE, translated from the coding sequence ATGCGCCTATCCCGCTTCTTCATCGACCGGCCGATCTTCGCCGCGGTCATCGCGGTGGTCATAACCGTGGTCGGCGCGCTGGCCTTTATCGGTCTACCCGTTTCCCAATATCCCAACATCGTGCCACCCACGGTCACTGTGTCGGCGCAATATCCGGGCGCATCGGCCGAGACCGTCGCATCAACGGTCGCCGCGCCGATCGAGCAAGAGATCAACGGCGTCGATGACATGCTCTATCAGAGCAGCCAATCGACGGGCGACGGCAAAGTCACGATCACCGTCACCTTCAAGGTCGGCACCGATCTGGACGAGGCGCAGGTGCTGGTCCAGAACCGGGTCGCGGTCGCGATCCCCCGCCTGCCCGAAGAAGTGCAGCGTTTGGGCGTGGTCACGCGCAAGACGACGCCCGACTTCCTGATGGTCGTCAATCTTCAGTCGCCCGATGGGACCTTCGACCGCAATTACCTGTCCAACTATGCGCTGACGCAGGTTCGCGACCGTCTGGCGCGGCTGGATGGCGTGGGCGATGTGCGGCTGTTCGGGTCGCGCGATTATGCGATGCGCATCTGGATCGACCCGGATCGCGCCGCCGCGCTGGACCTGACCGCTGGCGAAATCGTGTCCGCGTTGCGGTCGCAGAATGTCCAGGTGTCCACGGGCGCGCTGGGCCAGCCGCCCTATGACCGGGGTGAAGCCTTCCAACTGGGCGTCGAAATGCAGGGCCGCCTGATCGAGCCCAAGCAATTTTCCGATGTCGTCATCCGCACTGATGCGGATGGCCGCCAGGTTCGCGTCGGCGACGTCGCTCGCGTCGAGCTGGGCGCGCAGGATTATGGCATCAACACCTATCTGTCCGGTACGCCCACCGTCGTGATCGCAGTGATGCAGCGCCCCGGCTCCAACGCGCTCGACGCTGCGGAGAAGGTCAAGGCTGAGATGGACGAACTGTCCAAGAGCTTCCCCAAGGGCCTGGAATATAGCGTCATCTACAATCCGACGGAGTTCATCAGCCAGTCGATCGACGCGGTCTATCACACGCTGTTCGAAGCGGTGGTGCTGGTCGTCCTGGTCATTCTGATATTCCTGCAGAATTGGCGCGCGGCGGTCATTCCGATCATCGCCATTCCCGTGTCATTGATCGGCACGGCGGCGATATTGGCGGCGCTGGGATATTCGCTGAACAATCTGTCGCTGTTCGGCCTGGTGCTTGCGATCGGCATTGTGGTCGATGACGCGATCGTCGTCGTCGAAAATGTCGAGCGGAACATCGAACATGGCATGGCGCCGTTGGAGGCCGCCCGCACGTCGATGGACGAAGTGTCGGCAGCGCTGGTCGCGATCGTCCTCGTCCTGTGCGCGGTGTTCGTGCCGACGCTGTTCATCACCGGCATTTCAGGCGCATTCTATCAGCAGTTCGCCGTCACCATCTCGACCGCGACGGTGATCTCGCTGATCCTCTCGCTCACCCTGTCTCCGGCTGCGGCGGCGTTGTTGCTTAAGCCCAAACATGGTGATCATGATCTGGACGGCGCACCGCGTTGGCACAGGATCGGCGCGCAGGCCGCCGCCGGGTTCAATCGTGGCTTTGACCGGATGAGTGCTGGCTATGCTCGGCTGACGCGTTTCCTGGTCCTGCGGCCCAAGAAGATGCTGCTTACCTATGCGGGGCTGATCGCCGCGACCATCGCCTTGTTCTGGGTGACGCCGGGCGGGTTCGTGCCGTCGCAGGACCAGGGCTATTTCCTGGCCGTCGTGCAGCTTCCTTCCGGCGCGTCGCTCGAACGCACGGACAAGGTGACGAAGGAGGTCGCGCAAAAGCTGCTGCCCATCAAGGGGCTGCGCGGCGCAGTGATGTTCGCGGGCTTCCACGGCCCATCGCAGACGCAGGCGCCCAACAGCGCCGCCATCTATTTCCCCTTCAACAGCTTTGCGGAGCGGCAGAAAGAAGGCGTCACCTATGCGGGCATCATGGAGCAGGCGCACAAGGCGGTCGCGGGCTATGAAAAGGCGCGCATTCTGCTGCTGCCGCCGCCTACCATTTCGGGGCTTGTTCCGCCCGGTGGCTTCCGCATGCTGGTGCAGGATCGGGAGGAACGCGGCTATACTGAGCTGAACAAGGTTGCGCAGGACTTCATCGGCAAGGCGAACCAGACTCCTGGCCTCTCGATGGTCTATACGCTGTTCGATAATGCGACCCCGCGCGTCTATGCCGATGTGGATCGCCGCAAGGCCGACCTGCTCGGCGTGCCGCCCGAGCGCGTGTTCGAAGCGATGCAGGTCTATCTGGGTTCGGCCTTCGTCAACGACTTCAACCTGTTGGGGCGCACCTATCGCGTGACGGCGCAGGCCGATGCGAACCATCGCGGGACCGTCGCCGACATTGCGAACCTGAAAACGCGGTCGAACAGCGGCCAGATGGTGCCGATTGGGTCGGTATCGACCTTTGAGGACAAGACCGGCCCCTATCGCGTGGTGCGCTACAACATGCTGCCGGCGGTGGAAGTCGATGGCAACACAGCTCCCGGCTACAGCACCGGCCAGTCGCTGACGACCATGGAGAAGCTCGCCGGGGAGAGTTTGCCCGCTGGCTATAGCAAGGAGTGGACGGGCGTCGCCTATCAGCAGGTGATGGCGGGCAACACCGCCGGCATCGTGTTCGGCATGGCCGTCTTCTTCGTCTTCCTGGTGCTGGCGGCGCAATATGAAAGCCTGACGCTGCCGCTGTCGATCATCCTGATCGTGCCGATGTGCCTGTTCGCGGCCATGCTGGGAGTGAACCTGCGGGGGATGGATAACAACATCCTCACGCAAATCGGCCTGGTCGTGCTGATCGCGCTGGCGGCAAAGAACGCCATTCTGGTGGTGGAATTCGCCAAGCAGGCGGAGGAAGAACAGGGGTTGTCGCCGGTCGAGGCGGCGGTTCAGGCGGCGCAGACCCGCCTGCGGCCGATCCTGATGACCAGCTTCGCCTTCATCCTGGGCGCGGTGCCGCTGGTGATCGCGAGCGGCGCAGGGGCGGAGCTGCGGCAGGCGTTGGGCACCGCCGTCTTCTTCGGCATGACCGGCGTGACGGCGTTCGGCCTGCTCTTCACCCCCACCTTCTATGTCGTCTGCCGCGCGCTGGGCGATCGCTTTTCCCGCAAAAGGGAGGGCGACGCCGCCGCCGCGCTGCAACCCGCCGAATAG
- a CDS encoding TetR/AcrR family transcriptional regulator, with the protein METASTPVRGRPREFDPEKALAAALEIFWRRGYEGASLAELTEAMGITKPSLYACFGNKESLFRKALDLYERDKLCYVKSALEAPTAKQVAERLLKGALAMQCGNTDPKGCMGVISSVANTAHAECIRNEILARRASSDRALIERFERAQKEGDLPADVEPKALALYLTTMLQGLAVQAGSGVPEDRLTQLVDTALTMWPSA; encoded by the coding sequence ATGGAAACCGCATCCACCCCTGTCAGAGGTCGCCCGCGCGAGTTTGATCCGGAGAAGGCGCTCGCCGCCGCCCTGGAGATATTCTGGCGCCGCGGCTATGAAGGTGCGTCGCTCGCGGAGCTTACCGAGGCGATGGGCATCACAAAGCCTAGCCTCTACGCTTGCTTCGGCAACAAGGAATCGCTCTTCCGCAAGGCGCTCGACCTCTATGAGCGGGATAAGCTCTGTTATGTGAAGTCGGCGCTTGAAGCACCAACGGCCAAGCAAGTCGCAGAACGGCTGCTGAAGGGCGCATTGGCCATGCAGTGCGGCAACACGGATCCCAAGGGGTGCATGGGCGTCATCAGTTCGGTCGCCAATACGGCGCATGCCGAATGTATCCGCAACGAAATTCTGGCGCGGCGCGCGTCCTCCGACCGGGCGCTGATCGAACGGTTCGAACGGGCGCAGAAGGAAGGTGATCTGCCAGCGGACGTCGAGCCGAAGGCGCTTGCTCTTTACCTGACCACAATGCTTCAGGGCTTGGCGGTCCAGGCAGGCTCGGGGGTTCCGGAAGACCGCTTGACCCAGCTTGTCGATACCGCTCTAACAATGTGGCCCAGTGCGTAA
- a CDS encoding SDR family NAD(P)-dependent oxidoreductase: protein MSRAFPEGAVAVFGGSGGIGKGVALEFAKAGTDVAIFYRSKKDSAEAAAEEVRKLGRKASIHQADARSYEELEAGFASAVEAHGRVHSIVWGAGPIVAQVNIADWSLEQFRASMEIEAFGFYYAVRIAIPHFRAKGGGSFVHLGSAGHDWWPHLDGLSVAPKACNESLIKGIAKEEGVHEIRANSVLVGVIDAGQFKVGQQEGYFDAEWERNVKAMLPIKRWGLAEDIGKAAVFLASDDANYVTGQTISVAGGFGV, encoded by the coding sequence ATGAGCAGGGCATTTCCTGAAGGCGCTGTGGCCGTGTTTGGCGGTAGCGGTGGGATCGGCAAGGGGGTCGCGCTGGAATTCGCCAAGGCGGGCACGGACGTCGCGATCTTCTACCGTTCCAAGAAGGACAGCGCAGAAGCGGCGGCTGAAGAAGTCCGCAAGCTGGGCCGCAAGGCGAGCATCCATCAGGCGGACGCGCGCAGCTATGAGGAGCTTGAAGCCGGCTTCGCAAGCGCTGTGGAGGCGCATGGCCGCGTTCACAGCATCGTCTGGGGCGCTGGCCCCATCGTGGCGCAGGTCAACATCGCAGACTGGTCGCTGGAGCAGTTCCGCGCGTCGATGGAGATTGAGGCGTTCGGCTTCTATTATGCCGTGCGCATCGCCATCCCGCATTTCCGGGCAAAGGGCGGCGGCTCCTTCGTTCACCTGGGATCGGCGGGCCATGATTGGTGGCCGCACCTCGACGGCCTGTCGGTCGCGCCCAAGGCGTGCAATGAATCGCTGATCAAGGGCATTGCGAAGGAAGAGGGCGTTCACGAAATCCGCGCCAATTCCGTGCTGGTGGGCGTGATCGACGCCGGCCAGTTCAAGGTTGGCCAGCAGGAAGGCTATTTCGACGCCGAATGGGAACGCAACGTCAAGGCGATGCTGCCCATCAAGCGTTGGGGCTTGGCCGAGGATATCGGCAAGGCCGCCGTATTCCTGGCGTCGGACGACGCCAATTATGTGACGGGCCAGACCATCTCGGTCGCCGGAGGCTTCGGTGTCTGA
- a CDS encoding TetR/AcrR family transcriptional regulator produces the protein MDKPSIKRRAGRPTPEVAEQKRNNLILVALDEFARTGFHAASLRDIAEKAQVSSRTLYNHFPDKLSLFEACLEQSGAQIRPELPDLKGDLHTQLATYAAEMQRQLFSPRSMRIARLIYREGSDFDELRKIARLQFERHQVSPVAALLEEEGVPPTVSHSLAKQFVAMAFGEWQRRLLFGGAPMTDGEMAEHATLVTGIFLSGIGTHLPQS, from the coding sequence ATGGATAAACCAAGCATCAAAAGGCGCGCGGGCCGCCCTACCCCAGAGGTGGCCGAACAGAAGCGTAACAACCTCATCCTCGTCGCGCTTGACGAATTTGCGCGGACGGGCTTTCATGCTGCTTCGCTGCGCGACATTGCGGAAAAGGCGCAGGTGTCGAGCCGCACGCTCTATAATCATTTTCCCGACAAGCTTTCGCTCTTCGAAGCCTGCCTTGAACAATCCGGTGCGCAGATACGGCCGGAATTACCCGATCTAAAAGGCGACCTTCACACGCAACTGGCCACCTACGCCGCTGAGATGCAGCGACAGCTATTCTCCCCGCGCAGTATGCGTATCGCGCGGTTGATCTACCGGGAAGGAAGCGACTTCGACGAACTGCGGAAGATCGCCCGCTTACAATTCGAACGGCATCAGGTCAGCCCAGTTGCAGCGCTGCTGGAAGAAGAAGGCGTGCCTCCCACCGTTAGCCACAGCCTTGCCAAGCAATTCGTCGCCATGGCCTTTGGCGAATGGCAACGCCGGCTGCTGTTCGGTGGGGCCCCCATGACCGATGGCGAGATGGCCGAACATGCGACGCTTGTAACGGGCATATTTCTGAGCGGCATTGGCACCCATTTGCCACAAAGCTGA
- a CDS encoding efflux RND transporter periplasmic adaptor subunit: MNMHKPIDADSHNAVSSPLLRGRKRHAAIAAIALVVLGGVGWKLIDRPEAQAAPATLAVVGIATPLSRSVTQWDDYVGRFAPSQTVDIRPRVSGAITAIHFRDGDYVKAGQLLFTIDQRPFLAALAEARANSASARSALLLAQNDYKRVQRLTGDEAVSASEVDALRSRLQAAQAALAAAQARERQRALEVEFTHVRAPISGRVSDRRIDIGNLVSGAEGAGATLLTTINKLDPIYFNFDASEALYLKSQRDKDGAGAVEVRLQDEADYRWKGRLDFTDNGLDPRSGTIRVRALFANPDMFLTPGMFGNMRLANGGKVNALLIPDEAVQSDQARKTVLIVGKNDSVSAKPVELGPVVDGLRIIRAGLSPSDRVVVTNLQSAMPGAKVATRAVAIKASPAPMAASESSVPAASQATF, encoded by the coding sequence ATGAACATGCACAAGCCCATCGATGCCGACAGCCACAATGCGGTATCTTCCCCCCTCCTGCGGGGCCGCAAGCGCCATGCCGCAATCGCAGCGATCGCGCTTGTAGTCCTGGGCGGCGTCGGGTGGAAATTGATCGATCGCCCGGAGGCGCAAGCCGCGCCCGCGACCTTGGCGGTGGTTGGTATCGCCACCCCGCTGAGCCGCTCCGTCACGCAATGGGATGATTATGTTGGCCGCTTTGCTCCCAGCCAGACGGTCGATATTCGGCCGCGCGTTTCGGGTGCGATTACGGCGATCCATTTCCGGGACGGAGATTATGTGAAAGCGGGGCAGTTGCTGTTCACCATCGATCAGCGCCCCTTCCTCGCCGCGCTGGCCGAAGCCCGCGCCAACAGCGCGAGCGCTCGCAGCGCGCTGCTTCTGGCGCAGAACGACTATAAGCGGGTTCAGCGTCTGACGGGCGACGAAGCCGTTTCGGCCAGCGAAGTCGATGCCCTGCGTTCCCGCTTGCAAGCCGCGCAAGCGGCGCTGGCGGCTGCGCAGGCGCGCGAGCGTCAGCGGGCTTTGGAGGTGGAGTTCACGCACGTTCGCGCGCCTATCTCAGGGCGCGTATCCGACCGGCGCATCGACATCGGCAATCTTGTTTCCGGAGCGGAAGGCGCTGGCGCGACGCTGCTGACGACCATCAACAAGCTGGACCCAATCTATTTCAATTTCGACGCCTCCGAAGCGCTGTATCTTAAGTCGCAGCGCGACAAGGACGGCGCGGGTGCGGTCGAGGTGCGGTTGCAGGATGAAGCCGATTATCGCTGGAAGGGGCGTCTGGACTTTACCGACAATGGCCTTGATCCGCGATCCGGCACGATCCGCGTCCGCGCGCTGTTCGCCAATCCCGACATGTTCCTGACCCCCGGCATGTTTGGCAACATGCGCCTCGCCAATGGCGGGAAGGTGAATGCCCTTCTGATCCCCGACGAAGCGGTTCAGTCCGATCAGGCGCGCAAGACTGTATTGATTGTCGGCAAGAATGACAGCGTTTCCGCCAAGCCTGTCGAGTTGGGTCCAGTGGTGGATGGCTTGCGGATTATCCGGGCGGGCTTGTCGCCTAGTGACCGGGTGGTCGTGACGAACCTTCAGTCGGCGATGCCAGGTGCGAAGGTCGCGACGCGGGCTGTGGCGATCAAGGCTTCGCCTGCGCCGATGGCGGCTAGTGAGAGCAGCGTTCCGGCTGCTTCGCAGGCGACCTTTTAG
- a CDS encoding Rieske 2Fe-2S domain-containing protein has product MATTAEYNLGEFTFPRGWLMVARAADVTGAPTALRMLGRELVIYRGESGRIVLLDAYCPHMQAHLAAEQTSDAAAQRIEGDSIRCPYHSWRFGPDGKCDHIPYFDGNIPAAAKVRSYPVEERFGCVFAWHDPEEGAPDYALPDLPEWDDPQWMRGEYDDLGTLNVHPQEILDNLVDTRHFGPIHGQKLAYFDSVFEGPIGKQISGGGHETMTSESGVLDVDAFYTGPGILIARYSGETDAVQIICHTPKEDGVTQVWHSIVTRALNTPPTAADAELRSQYHAAGLAAFSQDFAIWRTKGPAFNILRLPTDGPFHRSRAWYRQFYNPRDKAAEFQARANGVHHTSGMAPAPNLQAAE; this is encoded by the coding sequence ATGGCGACCACCGCTGAATATAACCTGGGCGAATTCACCTTTCCGCGCGGCTGGCTGATGGTCGCGCGAGCCGCCGACGTGACCGGCGCGCCTACCGCCCTGCGCATGCTGGGACGCGAACTGGTCATCTATCGCGGCGAATCCGGCCGGATCGTTCTGCTCGACGCCTATTGCCCGCACATGCAGGCGCATCTGGCCGCCGAACAGACCTCCGACGCGGCGGCTCAACGGATCGAAGGGGATTCGATCCGCTGCCCCTATCATAGCTGGCGCTTCGGGCCCGACGGTAAGTGCGACCATATCCCCTATTTCGATGGCAACATCCCGGCTGCCGCCAAGGTGCGCTCCTATCCGGTGGAAGAGCGGTTCGGTTGCGTCTTTGCCTGGCACGATCCGGAGGAAGGCGCGCCCGACTATGCGTTGCCCGACTTGCCCGAATGGGACGACCCGCAGTGGATGCGTGGCGAGTATGACGACCTTGGCACGCTGAACGTCCATCCGCAGGAGATACTCGACAATCTGGTCGATACCCGGCACTTCGGCCCGATCCACGGCCAGAAACTGGCCTATTTCGATTCCGTGTTCGAAGGGCCGATCGGTAAGCAGATTTCAGGCGGCGGTCACGAAACGATGACGAGCGAAAGCGGGGTGTTGGACGTCGATGCCTTCTACACCGGCCCTGGCATCCTCATCGCCCGCTACTCAGGCGAGACCGACGCCGTCCAGATCATCTGCCATACGCCCAAGGAAGATGGCGTGACGCAGGTATGGCACAGCATCGTGACGCGAGCGCTAAACACGCCGCCGACCGCCGCCGACGCCGAACTTCGCTCGCAATATCATGCTGCGGGTTTGGCTGCCTTCTCGCAGGATTTCGCGATCTGGCGGACCAAGGGACCGGCCTTCAACATTCTGCGCCTGCCCACCGATGGGCCATTTCATCGCAGCCGCGCCTGGTATCGCCAATTCTATAATCCGCGCGACAAAGCCGCGGAGTTTCAGGCGCGCGCCAATGGAGTGCATCATACCAGCGGCATGGCTCCCGCACCCAATTTGCAAGCCGCCGAATAA